A genomic region of Candidatus Dadabacteria bacterium contains the following coding sequences:
- a CDS encoding oligopeptide ABC transporter ATP-binding protein OppF (with OppABCD is involved in the transport of oligopeptides; OppF and OppD are ATP-binding proteins), producing IPEIKTTRSENGSEASISGEIRSLADIPSGCSFHPRCPLATEVCSRETPRLEEKGADGRSVACHNV from the coding sequence CCATTCCCGAGATAAAAACAACCAGGAGCGAAAACGGCAGCGAAGCATCCATATCTGGGGAAATACGGAGTCTTGCGGATATCCCCTCGGGGTGCAGTTTTCACCCGAGATGCCCTCTTGCAACCGAGGTGTGCTCTAGGGAGACTCCACGGCTCGAGGAGAAAGGAGCAGATGGGCGAAGCGTCGCCTGCCACAACGTCTGA
- a CDS encoding DUF177 domain-containing protein, whose translation MRVNVSEIKDGGLSLNLTRGPGWLGGSEKSEVASVDSDIEFHIDLLRTAGEISVRGKIGFLAVARCSRCLSDVSVDTNLEVNLILSPSETEKKEEAGGDIDYETYRGRTIDLNDYMREQVNLSLPYKVVCVEDCRGLCSGCGQNLNEQQCGCETRQEDSRFAVLKDIKI comes from the coding sequence ATGAGAGTTAACGTATCGGAAATAAAGGACGGGGGATTGAGTCTTAATCTCACGAGGGGGCCGGGATGGCTCGGCGGTTCCGAGAAATCAGAAGTCGCGAGCGTGGATTCCGATATAGAGTTTCATATTGATCTTTTACGCACGGCGGGCGAGATAAGCGTGCGGGGAAAAATCGGATTCCTGGCGGTCGCCCGGTGTTCCCGTTGCTTAAGCGACGTAAGCGTTGATACGAATCTTGAAGTAAACCTCATTCTTTCGCCTTCTGAGACAGAAAAGAAAGAGGAAGCAGGCGGGGACATAGATTATGAAACTTACCGGGGTAGGACGATAGACCTTAACGATTACATGAGAGAGCAGGTGAATCTTTCGCTTCCCTACAAGGTGGTCTGCGTCGAGGATTGCAGGGGACTTTGCAGCGGGTGCGGACAGAATCTTAACGAACAGCAGTGCGGCTGCGAGACTCGCCAAGAGGACTCGCGCTTTGCGGTGCTTAAAGATATAAAGATATAG
- the rpmF gene encoding 50S ribosomal protein L32, which produces MALPKRKTSRSKSRKRRTHYSVALPGASFCPECNEMKPPHRACPSCGYYKGRNFFRQAPDTEVVAED; this is translated from the coding sequence ATGGCATTACCCAAAAGAAAGACTTCCAGATCGAAATCAAGAAAAAGAAGAACCCATTATTCCGTTGCGTTGCCGGGGGCTTCCTTTTGTCCCGAGTGCAACGAGATGAAACCTCCCCACAGGGCGTGTCCCAGTTGCGGCTACTACAAGGGAAGGAATTTCTTCAGACAGGCTCCCGATACGGAAGTCGTTGCGGAAGACTAA
- the fabD gene encoding ACP S-malonyltransferase encodes MIAFLFPGQGSQYIGMGADFCAEFALARQTFEEANDALGIDLAKLCFEGEAATLALTANAQPAILTTSVAALRVVLEETEIRPDLVAGHSLGEFTALVASGCLEFGDAVRTVRKRGEFMQEAVPPGVGKMAAVLGLTSEEVSELCAEVAGEENVVSPANFNSPTQTVISGESGAVSAASELAKEKGARRVVELEVSAPFHCSLMEPAAARLRDVLGEIDFHPVKYPVVTNTGAEANSDSTRVADILVEQVVSPVRWAESLELLKDSGVSEFLEIGPSKVLSGLVKRTLKGVRCAGIEKIEELNHIKTDGIQ; translated from the coding sequence ATGATAGCTTTTCTTTTTCCAGGTCAGGGCTCCCAGTACATTGGCATGGGCGCTGATTTCTGCGCCGAGTTCGCTCTTGCGAGGCAGACTTTTGAAGAAGCAAACGATGCTCTGGGAATCGACCTGGCGAAGCTTTGCTTTGAGGGCGAGGCGGCGACCCTTGCTCTTACCGCGAACGCCCAGCCGGCGATACTTACAACGAGCGTGGCCGCGTTGAGGGTGGTTCTTGAGGAAACCGAAATAAGGCCCGACCTGGTTGCCGGACACAGCCTCGGCGAATTTACGGCCCTTGTCGCCTCCGGGTGCCTCGAGTTTGGTGACGCCGTGCGTACCGTTAGAAAAAGAGGGGAGTTCATGCAGGAAGCGGTTCCCCCAGGAGTCGGGAAAATGGCTGCCGTGCTGGGTCTTACGTCAGAGGAAGTAAGTGAGCTTTGCGCCGAGGTTGCGGGGGAAGAAAACGTGGTCTCCCCGGCTAATTTCAATTCGCCCACACAGACCGTTATCTCAGGAGAATCCGGGGCCGTTTCGGCCGCGTCGGAGCTTGCTAAGGAAAAAGGGGCAAGACGGGTTGTCGAGCTCGAGGTGAGCGCGCCTTTTCACTGCTCCCTTATGGAGCCCGCAGCCGCCCGTCTCAGGGATGTTCTCGGGGAAATAGATTTTCACCCTGTTAAGTATCCTGTAGTCACCAATACCGGGGCGGAGGCCAATTCCGATTCCACGAGGGTGGCGGACATTCTGGTGGAGCAGGTGGTAAGCCCGGTGAGATGGGCTGAGTCACTTGAGCTTCTAAAGGACTCCGGGGTTTCTGAGTTTCTCGAGATCGGCCCATCCAAGGTTTTAAGCGGTCTTGTGAAAAGAACTCTTAAGGGCGTTCGTTGCGCCGGTATTGAAAAAATTGAGGAGTTAAATCATATTAAGACAGATGGAATTCAGTAA
- the fabG gene encoding 3-oxoacyl-[acyl-carrier-protein] reductase has protein sequence MEFSNQVALITGGSRGIGKDIAKKLASRGAYVLINYISNRQAADETLEEIEQEGGKGRAVGFDVSDFDEVQRCVGELSGELGGIHILVNNAGIRNDGLLMRMGEEDWDRVMDINLKGAFNCTKAVSRGMFKNRYGRIINITSTAGEAGNPGQANYAASKAGVVGLTKATAKEFSSRGITVNAVSPGFVETDIIADLNEEMRKKYLEAIPLGRFGRVEDISNVVCFLVSEGASYITGEVIKVNGGIYM, from the coding sequence ATGGAATTCAGTAATCAGGTTGCACTTATAACCGGCGGGTCGCGCGGGATAGGAAAGGACATTGCGAAGAAACTCGCTTCGCGCGGGGCGTATGTTCTGATTAACTACATAAGCAACCGCCAGGCGGCCGATGAGACTCTCGAGGAGATAGAGCAGGAGGGGGGCAAGGGCAGGGCGGTCGGCTTTGACGTCTCCGATTTCGACGAGGTTCAGCGGTGCGTGGGGGAACTCTCGGGTGAACTGGGCGGAATACATATACTTGTTAACAACGCGGGAATAAGGAATGACGGGCTTTTGATGAGAATGGGGGAGGAGGACTGGGACCGTGTCATGGACATAAACCTCAAGGGAGCGTTTAACTGTACCAAGGCGGTTTCAAGGGGCATGTTCAAGAACCGTTACGGAAGAATAATAAATATCACCTCGACTGCCGGTGAGGCCGGAAACCCGGGGCAGGCGAATTACGCCGCTTCAAAGGCCGGGGTAGTAGGTCTCACGAAAGCAACCGCCAAGGAATTCAGTTCAAGGGGAATAACCGTGAACGCCGTAAGTCCCGGTTTTGTTGAGACTGATATTATCGCGGACCTTAACGAGGAAATGAGAAAAAAATATCTGGAAGCTATACCTCTCGGCAGATTCGGGCGCGTTGAGGACATCTCAAACGTGGTGTGTTTTCTGGTTTCCGAAGGCGCGTCGTACATAACCGGGGAGGTTATAAAAGTTAACGGCGGAATTTACATGTAA